One window of the Lepeophtheirus salmonis chromosome 7, UVic_Lsal_1.4, whole genome shotgun sequence genome contains the following:
- the LOC121121602 gene encoding uncharacterized protein isoform X3: MGPSSSIKVGKRCTSKIGDDDIGEDLLCRVCRVVEYQFHHYGAYACNRCRAFFRRMVRRQRKGNPPTPCITTKGVPPITDAPICDISLFRGACQACRFLACLNKGMDPSLVLTDEVRTSRYSRSNQATKKINIPRKKQSIKSKKKSLKKENSVPIHSTNSKFYYDSPVVIAPWSKDIQASIVNEEEEETSIANLPPVEMVFVDEEEEEEDPLVVDDADPIIGGVGDMIMKDHVDRSLKETALDVVSWEDQRSILTSGPDQFSLEELYKFVEEHPQQEYEQEIKPLRFDEYDKGLQTPSFEGLNTPSYDHQLENTVLNFSFSVPEMESSSLLDDMLDN, from the exons ATGGGTCCTTCATCTTCCATCAAGGTTGGAAAACGGTGTACTTCAAAGATTGGAGATGACGACATTGGGGAGGATTTATTATGCCGTGTCTGCCGCGTGGTGGAGTATCAGTTTCATCATTATGGGGCTTATGCTTGCAACCGATGTCGAGCCTTTTTTCGTCGAATGGTCCGAAGACAGAGGAAGGGGAATCCTCCCACACCCTGTATAACAACAAAAGGAGTACCTCCTATAACTGATGCTCCTATTTGTGATATTTCTCTCTTTAGAGGAGCCTGTCAGGCATGCAGATTTTTGGCGTGCCTTAATAAGGGAATGGATCCCTCTCTCGTTCTAACGGACGAGGTACGAACCTCCCGATATTCTAGATCCAATCAAGCCaccaagaaaataaacatacctagaaaaaaacaatccatCAAATCTAAAAAGAAATCTCTGAAAAAAGAGAACTCCGTTCCTATTCA TTCCACAAATTCCAAATTTTACTATGATTCACCTGTTGTCATAGCGCCGTGGTCAAAAGATATCCAAGCATCCATTGTTaacgaagaagaagaagagacgTCTATCGCAAACTTACCTCCAGTTGAAATGGTCTTCGTtgatgaagaagaggaggaagagGATCCACTTGTAGTGGATGATGCAGATCCAATCATTGGTGGAGTTGGAGATATGATAATGAAAG ATCATGTAGATCGGTCATTGAAAGAAACTGCTCTTGACGTCGTTAGTTGGGAGGATCAGAGAAGTATATTGACTTCAGGTCCGGATCAGTTCAGTCTTGAAGAGCTGTATAAATTTGTGGAGGAGCATCCACAGCAAGAATATGAACAAGAAATAAAACCGCTTAGATTTGATGAATATGATAAAGGTCTTCAGACTCCATCCTTCGAGGGTCTCAATACACCTAGTTATGACCACCAATTAGAGAATACCGTGCTCAATTTTAGTTTTTCTGTCCCAGAAATGGAAAGCTCATCATTACTCGACGATATGCTAGACAATTag
- the LOC121121602 gene encoding uncharacterized protein isoform X1, whose translation MGPSSSIKVGKRCTSKIGDDDIGEDLLCRVCRVVEYQFHHYGAYACNRCRAFFRRMVRRQRKGNPPTPCITTKGVPPITDAPICDISLFRGACQACRFLACLNKGMDPSLVLTDEVRTSRYSRSNQATKKINIPRKKQSIKSKKKSLKKENSVPIHDGRAGWNDSFHSLFMSSTNSKFYYDSPVVIAPWSKDIQASIVNEEEEETSIANLPPVEMVFVDEEEEEEDPLVVDDADPIIGGVGDMIMKDHVDRSLKETALDVVSWEDQRSILTSGPDQFSLEELYKFVEEHPQQEYEQEIKPLRFDEYDKGLQTPSFEGLNTPSYDHQLENTVLNFSFSVPEMESSSLLDDMLDN comes from the exons ATGGGTCCTTCATCTTCCATCAAGGTTGGAAAACGGTGTACTTCAAAGATTGGAGATGACGACATTGGGGAGGATTTATTATGCCGTGTCTGCCGCGTGGTGGAGTATCAGTTTCATCATTATGGGGCTTATGCTTGCAACCGATGTCGAGCCTTTTTTCGTCGAATGGTCCGAAGACAGAGGAAGGGGAATCCTCCCACACCCTGTATAACAACAAAAGGAGTACCTCCTATAACTGATGCTCCTATTTGTGATATTTCTCTCTTTAGAGGAGCCTGTCAGGCATGCAGATTTTTGGCGTGCCTTAATAAGGGAATGGATCCCTCTCTCGTTCTAACGGACGAGGTACGAACCTCCCGATATTCTAGATCCAATCAAGCCaccaagaaaataaacatacctagaaaaaaacaatccatCAAATCTAAAAAGAAATCTCTGAAAAAAGAGAACTCCGTTCCTATTCA TGATGGGAGGGCAGGGTGGAATGATTCCTTCCATTCATTATTTATGAGTTCCACAAATTCCAAATTTTACTATGATTCACCTGTTGTCATAGCGCCGTGGTCAAAAGATATCCAAGCATCCATTGTTaacgaagaagaagaagagacgTCTATCGCAAACTTACCTCCAGTTGAAATGGTCTTCGTtgatgaagaagaggaggaagagGATCCACTTGTAGTGGATGATGCAGATCCAATCATTGGTGGAGTTGGAGATATGATAATGAAAG ATCATGTAGATCGGTCATTGAAAGAAACTGCTCTTGACGTCGTTAGTTGGGAGGATCAGAGAAGTATATTGACTTCAGGTCCGGATCAGTTCAGTCTTGAAGAGCTGTATAAATTTGTGGAGGAGCATCCACAGCAAGAATATGAACAAGAAATAAAACCGCTTAGATTTGATGAATATGATAAAGGTCTTCAGACTCCATCCTTCGAGGGTCTCAATACACCTAGTTATGACCACCAATTAGAGAATACCGTGCTCAATTTTAGTTTTTCTGTCCCAGAAATGGAAAGCTCATCATTACTCGACGATATGCTAGACAATTag
- the LOC121121602 gene encoding uncharacterized protein isoform X2 encodes MGPSSSIKVGKRCTSKIGDDDIGEDLLCRVCRVVEYQFHHYGAYACNRCRAFFRRMVRRQRKGNPPTPCITTKGVPPITDAPICDISLFRGACQACRFLACLNKGMDPSLVLTDEVRTSRYSRSNQATKKINIPRKKQSIKSKKKSLKKENSVPIQSSTNSKFYYDSPVVIAPWSKDIQASIVNEEEEETSIANLPPVEMVFVDEEEEEEDPLVVDDADPIIGGVGDMIMKDHVDRSLKETALDVVSWEDQRSILTSGPDQFSLEELYKFVEEHPQQEYEQEIKPLRFDEYDKGLQTPSFEGLNTPSYDHQLENTVLNFSFSVPEMESSSLLDDMLDN; translated from the exons ATGGGTCCTTCATCTTCCATCAAGGTTGGAAAACGGTGTACTTCAAAGATTGGAGATGACGACATTGGGGAGGATTTATTATGCCGTGTCTGCCGCGTGGTGGAGTATCAGTTTCATCATTATGGGGCTTATGCTTGCAACCGATGTCGAGCCTTTTTTCGTCGAATGGTCCGAAGACAGAGGAAGGGGAATCCTCCCACACCCTGTATAACAACAAAAGGAGTACCTCCTATAACTGATGCTCCTATTTGTGATATTTCTCTCTTTAGAGGAGCCTGTCAGGCATGCAGATTTTTGGCGTGCCTTAATAAGGGAATGGATCCCTCTCTCGTTCTAACGGACGAGGTACGAACCTCCCGATATTCTAGATCCAATCAAGCCaccaagaaaataaacatacctagaaaaaaacaatccatCAAATCTAAAAAGAAATCTCTGAAAAAAGAGAACTCCGTTCCTATTCA GAGTTCCACAAATTCCAAATTTTACTATGATTCACCTGTTGTCATAGCGCCGTGGTCAAAAGATATCCAAGCATCCATTGTTaacgaagaagaagaagagacgTCTATCGCAAACTTACCTCCAGTTGAAATGGTCTTCGTtgatgaagaagaggaggaagagGATCCACTTGTAGTGGATGATGCAGATCCAATCATTGGTGGAGTTGGAGATATGATAATGAAAG ATCATGTAGATCGGTCATTGAAAGAAACTGCTCTTGACGTCGTTAGTTGGGAGGATCAGAGAAGTATATTGACTTCAGGTCCGGATCAGTTCAGTCTTGAAGAGCTGTATAAATTTGTGGAGGAGCATCCACAGCAAGAATATGAACAAGAAATAAAACCGCTTAGATTTGATGAATATGATAAAGGTCTTCAGACTCCATCCTTCGAGGGTCTCAATACACCTAGTTATGACCACCAATTAGAGAATACCGTGCTCAATTTTAGTTTTTCTGTCCCAGAAATGGAAAGCTCATCATTACTCGACGATATGCTAGACAATTag